The DNA sequence tttatatttattttaaatttaatataatactaaaatataattcaattaatatattttatattaaatataatacataaatttaatttaatttttgtgtctcaatttcaattttttcttttaaatgcaATCTAATAATAGTGACCATTAACCAACATaagtgtttatttatttatttttatatatcctAATAATATAGAGAagttatatatacaaaattatccAATCAGAATTATAAAAAAGTGTCGagttatcatattatatattaattttaaaaatattgcacacaacatatatatatatatatatatatatatatatatatatatatatatatatatatatatatatatatatatatatatatatatcatgcagATAATAGTGtagaataatttaatatttaaacttagTTTGAATGTATTATTCATgtaaaaaagtatataaatacttaattatattattatattagaaaatatttaatttaatcatCCTTTAAATTAAGAttcttataaatataaatataaatacttcaTTAGATGACAATAAATAGAAACTGAATTACAATCAAACTCTTTATATATTTTGCctataaattatatatactaTAAATGTAATAGGGAAAAAGAGCTCttcaatgatttttttattatcaatattaATCATCATCAaatgtgtttttctttttattattattttaaaggtTTCTAAAAAAAAGTATGGTTCTTATTAGCAGAAATATCATTGTCAAATAGTAATGGAGAGAGTTTAACTATAGTAGTATTTATGTACGAGGATATGTCATTAGTAGTATTAAATGATGAAAAAATTGGtagaataaattcaaaataagatTAGTCTCACCAATAATTAACATAGAATAATCAGTATATACTTTAAATGACTTAAAGTTGTTAGTAACTTGATTTCTAGTAATTTTATTACCATGCAAACAAttcaacttaaataaataaataatataaaatttaatttaaaaaaaaaaatcaagagctTCTTTCTCTCTCGTTGTTTCTGCTCGTTTTCAAAGCTGGTAAGAGTGTAAGACACAAGCACCCTTCATTTAGCTTAGGTTACTTTTACAACACTTTCGAGCATGCACATCACAAACCATGCGTGTTATTACATTCTTACCCTTCACTCAACCCTTAATTCACGTGTTCCTAccccgttcttcttcttcttcttttggctcCACTTTCACATTCCTCTGAACCTTTCTTGCTTCTTCAATTCGCACTTTCCATGGCGGTTTCAAACGGAATAGAAGTAGAAGCCGTTCTCCACTTCCTCAGAAAGAACGGTCTCTCTCAAGCTGAATCCGCACTCAGGCAAGATATCATCGACAAGAACGGAGCTAGTAGTGATGAAAACCTTCTTCGATCCTTCGATTACGAGAAGTTCTTCTTTCCAATGGTTCCTCCTCCGCCACCGCTCAAGCTCCGATCCTTTTCTCTCCTGCCGGAGGATCGTGCCGGTGCCGCCGCCGGAGCTTCCGGAGCCTGCTCTGTTTCCTCCGAGGATGACTTTGTTACTATAGCTTCATCTACTTCTCGTGCTCCTTCTTCAGGTTCCTTCTTTGATTTTGCATTACGTgttcataattcgaaccaattttTGGTTTGTTATGGTGCTTAATTATCTGTGCTGATCCatgatcactttttttttttctttttacttttttttttcaaagtaatGAGAAAAAAATCTTGAACAGTTAGTTACTTTactctgttttctctttttttttttgtgatgccACCGACGAAGACGGAAGTTTTGTTCAGTTAGATTTGTTTAGTTTTATGTTAGTATTATAATTATAACATAATTCAATTTTCTGTTGTACTCAGTGTTCCTGGTTCTTGTTTTATTGTTTAGATGATatgcacaattttttttttctcttttttaattaCTATTAATATTATCATATGTTTCAACTAATTAAATTGGCCGTGCATGCAAATGAAATTCCCTTATTTTTGTCAAACTTTGTAAAATTTAGATATCCTTCACTGCATTTTGTAGTTTTATGAATGTGAATTCAACTatgttgaaaattttaaattactcaCTTCTCGTTGTTCATCACTGATTTATTAAGTCATATATGTATTACCAATTCATGAATATTCTGTTTTCCCTTTTGCTTAGTTGATTTCAATTTTCCATTCAGCCATACATGAGAGTAGAGCATCCTAAAACCTAGTggtgttgctttttttttttttttttttttttttggcagaaTTCATCAATCCATATGGAATTAGTTCCTTGTCTCAAACTCAAAATGATTCTGAATCCTCATCTGATAGAATGTCTCAATTCGGCACAGCGCGTGACTATCATGATTTCGACATGCAAAATGAACCATATTGGTATAATGAAAAGGACGAAGACTATTTCATGACTCCGAATTTCGAAGGGCCTGATTTCTTTGGGAACCAAAGTGAGGATAAGTTTGTCATGACAGCAGAAATGGAAAACCCACATGACAATCCTCTTAGTCTTGCTTTCGACCACAAAAAATTTCAGTTAGAGGGAAATGAATCAAATGATAGTTACATGGACAAGGTATGCCTTTATAATCATTCCTCTGTAAGGGATGGAAATGCGACTTATTCAAAAGGCTATAGTCTAGTGGATGATAACAAGGATTTTGAAGCCGAATCGGAAGGTAAGACCGAGAAACAAATCGTATCCTATGGTTGTGAGGTTCCATTTTGCAAAGGCTGTGATGGTTCAGGAGAGCCTTGTAACGGGGATCCTACGAACTTCAGCTATCCTAGTTTGAAGGAGATTCATCTGAATGATTTTCATTTGAAGGTTGTTGGAGATATTAGCTCTTTTGGTTCAGCTCTTGAGAATGCTGAGAATGGAAGTTTCAACTACTACACTAAAAAGGACAAAAGTAAAGACTATGAGGATCCGTTCGACATAACTATCAAAGTTGCTGAAACAGATCTACCAAAAGGAGTTGACAACCATGAAGCTCGAGATGATGGAGATTTCACCGAAGAGTGCCAAGATCCAGACATTGCTGCAGATGGAGAGGTTGCTACTGATGATGAGCTCTTAAAGTACACTCAAGAGGATGAATATGAAGTATTTGACCTGAGAATTATACACAGAAAGAACAGGTTTGTTTTGGAGATTATCTTTTGTCCTACTTCCTAAAATTTTATTTCTGCGTGATATTCCTGCTAATGGTGTGGAATAAACTGATTTTGAATGTGAAGAAGACTAGGAATTGATGCCACTTTGTTGGATTTTGTTGATTTAGTCTGCATTAACTCTGTGCTGATTTTAATCCAGTAGTTATTTCTTggggaatatatattttttatctccaCGATTTGGACTAAATATTATGGAATCTACAGGACTGGatttgaagaaaataaggagCTCCCAATTGTGCTGAATACAATCATCGCGGGCAGGTACTATATAACGGAGTATCTTGGTTCAGCTGCCTTCAGTAGGGTTGTCCAGGCTCACGATCTTCATACGGGAATAGATGTTTGCTTGAAGATTATTAAAAATGACAAAGACTTCTTTGATCAAAGCTTAGATGAAATCAAGCTTCTGAAACTTGTGAATAAGCATGATCCAGCAGATCAACGCCACATATTGCGTCTTTACGATTATTTCTACCATCAGGTATGCTTTTAAAGTTAACTATACAGGACTATAATATTTAAGAAAGCCTATATTCTGAGCAAGGAAACTTTATTTATCCTTTCTCATACTGTATTTAGAATGGTCTAATTGAAATTTATGATTAACATATCCTTCTATCTTTTCAGTTTTCACATCCTGTTTGATCTTAAATGTTAATGTTGAGTCTCTTATCTCAAATGGAAACTTCACAGGAACATTTGTTCATTGTAACCGAGCTTCTCCGAGCAAACTTATatgaatttcaaaaattcaaccaAGAATCTGGAGGAGAAGCATATTTTACATTGAATAGGCTACAGGTTTGTTCAATCAGACTAATAACTTTTGTGCTCTTCTTGATTATAACATAGCCTATCAGTTGCTACATAGTACATAGTTCATTCAGAAATTTAAACAAAATGGCTTCTTGTAAGAAATAGAGATGTGGTCAAAGAATAATTATCATAGTTATTTCATATCCTTCTTTGCAGCTCATTACTCGTCAGGTTTTGGAGGCGTTGCACTACTTGCATAACTTGGGAATCATTCACTGTGACCTGAAGCCAGAAAATGTTCTAataaaaagttacaaaagatgtGAGATAAAGGTTATTGATCTTGGAAGCAGTTGCTTTCAATCCGACAATCTATGCCTATATGTACAATCCCGATCCTATAGAGCTCCTGAAGTTATGTTAGGCCTTCAATATGACGAAAAAATCGACATATGGTCTCTCGGATGCATCTTGGCTGAGCTATGCTCTGGTGAAGTATGTTTTAATTTACCTATTAATATATTCTGAAATGGATTTTTCCGTAACTTTAACATAAGCTTAGGAATTTAAATCCTTTTTGAGAAATTCAGTAAGTTATGCAGTTTGGTAGGCTAATATATTGAGGGATAATTTATATTCAGATTATGATAAATTCTTTGTTATTGATTTATCCTGATTATTTGTGTCTTCTGTAGGTGCTCTTTCCAAACGATGGAGTTGTGATGATTCTAGCGCGTATGATTGGAATGCTTGGTCCTATTGATCTAGAGCTGTTGGTTAAAGGGCAAGATACACACAAGTACTTCACCAAAgaatatgatatttattatgtAAATGAGGTTTGTTTCCCATTGTTTTTTCCCTCCTTAGCTGCTTCCTTTTTTTGTCAGTAGGTTTACAAATTTCgttcattcattcttcttcatgcTGGTGAATATATGTCACATTGATTTCTTTACTTgacagaaaaaacaaaaataagttcCCTTCTAGTTTCTAAGTGTATTAGATACATAGCAAGGATTTTGTTGACGTGATGCAGTAccttttttctgcattttcttatGAGGGTTTATCAAATCTTATTATTCCACTTCTTGCTTAATTTCAAATACTGCTATGGCTGCATTTCAATTAAAATATTTCACAGTATATCAACAAACAATGCAAATTCAATACTAATAAAAGAAAATGTGGTATACCATTTTGGGAGAGAAAGAAATATACAGCAACTGAAAAGAATAAGCATATGTATTAGAGTAAATTACACTAGCTTCCCCTAGAGTTTAGGTAATATTATACACATGATTCCTGGATTTCGTATAACTTAACCTTAGAGAGGTTGGTGCCGTGTGTAATATCACCTAACTTTACAGAGTTCAgtgcaattcaacaataaagaaggaaaaggagaaaaTGACCTTAAATACATCAACCAAATGGAAtccttattttaaattttgatttcagtttatttttgttctttttcttttttaaactaaTCTTTGAGTGTCTCAAACAGGAGACTGATCAATTGGAGTACATAATTCCAGAGGAATCATCATTGGAGCAGCACCTACAAGTTTCTGATACAATGTTTATAGACTTTGTAAGATACTTGCTTAGCATCAACCCTAAAAGAAGACCTACTGCTAGACAAGCACTAAAGCATCCGTGGCTTTCCCATGTTTACAAGTCCAAATAGTACGAGTTatttttatcttctatttttttttttctccctgCATATAGGAAAGCTTGCAATcacatttttggtttgtttgtaagCAACAAGAAGAAAATTCACTTTCTCAAGatgtatatgttttgtttttgttcCTTGTTGTAACAGTTTGTTCTTGTACAGAACTTGTGTCCATTGTTTTTTGCCTTCCATGGATGGGGAGGTTTGAGAATTTtactaaaataacatttttgttttacctttattttattaatattttttttagaaagctGAGTTCTCCTCAGCAGTGCCAATGTGCCATCAATTTCCAAGGATCAACTTTGCCTCCTCTTCTGCATGCCCATTAGAACTGCAAACCTGGGAGCTGCATTTCATTACGGTAAATAAGCATCCAATACAGCCTAATTTTCATGTCACCTGTTTTACTCTTACCTATTTCACATCATTTTAGggacatattttaaaaatattataaaaaaatgttttactaaaagttattaaatagattttttttacatttttaatatattaaatacattaaaaactaaaaaagatTTTATAACATATTCTTAAATGATACACGGACGGTATATTAAAgtcaatttttaaattgtaaaagtataagtagacaatgaaaatactaaataatgtgaataatggatatatcggatgttcaattcattagatgtacggatggttattctaatattaaaatttaggtgagTAATTTGAGAATATAGTGTGTTTTATAagccaattttaaaatttattgttcatGTTATTCAAGAATATTATTGATTACCTGACATAAATAACCATCTTTTATGTTATGTAATAAAGGACAAAGAAGAGACTATAGTTTGTCATCTTATCCACCATTACCATAATAGAATCCTTTCCTCGTGCCTTTGCTTGGACGAGGTCTTGCAGCGGAATTTAATACATCTTGATAATCTTAATAATATTATGTTGAAATAATATTTAATAGGATTGAGGTTTTGCaaaattaatttatgtatttggTTTTCTCTTTTTGAGAtccaaatatattatattttcttttatttattattatgaacttcttatgttcatttataatatttttaaaaacgagaataaaaataattaaatataaataaaattttctataaggtagcgtttgtttttagagacaTGACAGAACATGACCTCTGAGACAGAGACAATAGAACGAAGACATTAAAAGTTAttgtttgtgtattgtgtttggatatgaTGTACAAGAAAGTAATGTAATGTCCAGTATTATGTTTGAatacacatggacaagactaaaatattatatgaaatgactaaaataaccaTGTGATTTCAAATTTTCtggtacaaattaatttaatagaaTGAGAGTACGTAGGAGGATAGATAATgggaacttgaaaaaaatgtttgaaagagccaaaaattttaataaaaaattatataatagtatttatattaaaataaaatttatatatataattattttatttttaaatttattattaatatgtaggaatacatatggtttatattaacaaaaaaaatctgagtttgattaataaaaaattttgtttaggaTAATaagctaaattaattttaaatacaaaatcaattttaaaaaagaatccgtttttacatgaaaaaaattagcttttgcacataaaaatctatttttatttagaaagtcaattttttttatctaaaaaatgatttttctttttaaaaaattgatttttctttaaattatataaaaccaattacaacttataaattattttttagcattttaaaagatcaattttacctTTATAATATTCATCTTTTAAAAGtctcaagattaattattttttttattatttttattacaaatcaaataatataatacaatgttaaaataatattgaacaacaataagaaaaaagaaattatccaGCCCAATAGAAATTTCTACAAAAGGGAGAGAGTACCTGAATAAAGAGAAAGAGCATAGAGAAGAAAGTACCTTTCTATGAACAAtgcaaattagaaaaaataagaaaggggtaatagtggaataataaaaaatatttatggacaaaaaaaaatcataaaaaaaagtcCGCGTCCCTCTTTCAAATTCCGTGTCCATTATTGTCCTTcgtaaaagagtggacacaaaagtatCGAAAACTGTCTCGAAGATAATATGTTCAATGTCCATGTCTTTGCTTTCAAACACTTTTTAAAGATGTGTTGTCCATGTCTCCGTGTCATATCTttgaaaacaaacgctacctaaattaTTTTACATGACACTTACAAATACAACTAAATATTAGACTTCACAGATTTCCCAGTTTTAGTGTGTAATGTCAGCGAGGTCGGgagtatttttggattttcaaGTGTTTCTTTAGAAGAAGGAAAACTGAACTGATACTCTTATAATGATCTTCGTCGTTTTCAAATTTGAATAACTGTTTGCACTTATTTCTTTGACAACCGTTTTGCACTTTACTTTGACGCACTTGTTTCTTTGACAACCGTTTTGCAGCTTACTTTGACGCTCTAcgtcatagttgtcagaaccgaattggtgatcgaaccggtcaggttACTGGATTACTGGGTTACTGATTTAACCGGTGGATCACTGGTTGAACTGGTTGACTCGgtactatataaataaaaaataaaaatagtcaaaaatttaaaattataatttaaaatacatatttttactaatattttaagaatatcaagctattttaaaataatatggataaaaaataataagtattttgttatttttattctatcataaatatttttattttgtttttataataaaataactattatttttaaattttaataatttattaattagtttatatctattatattattatatactacaaatatttattaaaaaaaatactaatagatattatataattataaaaaaaatgagtttataattattgttaaataaaaatataattaatttaagaataaataaatttataactaaatttaaaataaattatatagaagtaaattatttgataatatatatatatatatatatatatattaatttgtataaattttaatgAAAATCATCACAGCCTGGTGGCTATGCCTAGTGCCTAGCCCCTCTTCTCAAGAGGGGAGGAGTTTAAACCTCATATGTAACATTTTGTTAAAATTTAGTTCCTAACCGGTTCGATTGGACCAAACTTTACCGGATTCGCACCGGGTTTAACCGGTTCGCAATAGATTTATATCTTATTCGATCCAAATATCAGACCGGACCAGTAAAAAATTCGGTTCATCAATTTTTCGGTTGAACCGGCCAATTCGGTCCGATTTTGATAACTGCTCAGAGCATGCCTTATAATCTAGGCCTAATtcaaattttgtataaaataacttCTTTGCTAATGTTAATTAAAAACTtcttataaaatatattgaaacTGACTTCataaattgataataatattatattatatttatttacttaaaataactcttttttttaagtaataatattttttgtcaaataataataataataataataataataataataataataataataataataataataataataataaggttatttaaagaaaaattaaatgtgGTATAATTAGTAATATTCAGACCAATGCTATTTGTTTTTTTCTTCGGGTATCGGACAGTTCGGGTCAGTATCCTGATTGATGAAGGGGAGATCTCGCCTGGGCGTGAGTTACCGGGCTGGTGTAGACGGTGTTCCGAGTACTTCGTGtgagggggtgtcacctgcaaagacactccgacgctctagtcagcaaAGTGTGCAGGTGAAAAGGGGATGAgtggtatgtgacgtaccttgggggaagggtagggcaTTCCCCATATATactgtgtcagaggtgggccctgcaaGGACAGGCCCACCCTCTTCGATGTTCCCCCTGCACAGCTGTAGCGAAGTTGTCAGGGACGCGTGTACGGGTCGGGTGGCAAGCGGGTCGGGCGGGCCCATATTCCCTTTGGACCAGGCCGTAACAATGCACCCGACGCGCCGGCAACGACCGTGAGGGTCGTTGGTGGCGTGTCATCTCTTCTCTCGTGTGTTGTCGCCAGGCCGGCCACCCGTGGGGGGGACGTGCCTCTTGCGCGCGTGTCTGTTCGTTGCTGGAGTGACCGTTTGTCGCCTCGTTCTTCGCGTgaagcattaaatgctcataatgggttaaAAATCCCTGCGCGCAAAGACTATTTTGCCCCCAGACCTTTCGCGCTTCTTGAGTGGCAATTTTAAACAGTTTTCATTTGTTTTTCTCTTATATCCCTACTTCAACCAtctccatcatcttcttcttccaagTTCCCATGGTATCGCTTCTGCACTCTTGCGCATTCtctcttctacctcctcctccgAATCTTCGTAATCAGTTCAGGTAAGCACTCTTTTCGTTCTTTGCTTCATGTTTGTTTCATTATTCTTCTGCATGCATGCTGTTTGCATGGTTTTATGTGATGGATGGCCTTTGTTGGTGGTCTTTTAGTGTCAAATAGGCGTGTTAGGGGGGAGTtaccattccagggtaggctTTGCTTGGATTTTGGTTTTAGCCATGTTTGATTTCAACTGTTGAGTAGGACAAATGTAGTTTCTGGGCTTTTTCCGgactcccgacctcatagactaacagagtggtacccccactgtaggtatgcctcgcattGTTTCTCGGGCTTCCACCTCCGCCGCGGGTTACGACCCTTACGCCTGGGTTGTTTCTGACTTAAAGGACTCCCCAAACCAGATGGGCGAGGAGGAGCTTAACGAATTCCGCCAAGCCGAGTACTTGTGCAGGGGCACTGACGAGGAAGCCAACTATGACGTTTTTGTTCCTGCCCCTGCCGAGCGGCTGTACGAAATTAACTTTCACTCCCCCCGGGTTGCCGATTGGATCTGGTTTTACAAGGCCATGTTTACCCAAGTGGGGGTTTGCATCCCTTTTTTTGCTTTCCAGATGGCGCTCCTTAACCGGATATTCGTGGCGCCGTCGCagctgcatccgaacagttgggcttccaTTCACTGTTTCGAGATGGTCTGCGAATACCTGGAGCTGCCGATATCCGtcgatgtttttctctttttcttcaaccTTACAAATCCTTCCAAGGAGGGGAAGGCGAGGAAAGGATCCATGTCCTTCCGATCTGCCCAAGGTCGGAGGATCTTCGGCTTGTTCGAGGACTCCTATCGCAGatttaaagataaatattttaagGTGCGTCCGGTCAAGGGTCGCCACCCCTTCTGGTTGTCGTTAGAGGGGGAGCGCCTCATCCCGACATACTGGAATTTTGGGGCGGGGTCCAACACTTTTATCAAGGTGACTTATAAGGGAATGTCTGCCGTGGATAGGCGGGTTGCTGACGTGTTGTGGGCTATTTTTGGGAAGAACCACGTGAATCCTCACCTCCTCACTCGGTCGCCAGAAATTATGTTTATGAGTTGCTTTGCCTTATGTTTTTAAATTGCTATTGCTTGCTCATGCTGGTTTGCGCTTTCTCTTGCTTATTTCGTTATGCCGGTTTCACGACTAACTTGGTTACCTGTTGTAGTGGAGATGTCCGCTTCGGTGACGGGGCTTGAGGGCTTGTTCAAGACATTCTTGGCAGATAGTGATGAGGAGAAAGCCGATGAAAAGGTTGTCGGGAAAACGAAGAACCCTCCTGAGGAGAAGAAGGACCAGGCTGTGCCTTCGCCTCGTGACGCTGAGATGTCTGACAAGAACTCTGCCGGGGCACATACTTCCCTTGTTCAGGAGGAGGCGGCTGCCGTTGGGCATTCGTCCTCCACCCCACAGGAGGAGGATGATCTGAAACTTGTTCGCACCCCCAAGAGGCAGAGAGCGTCTTCTAGCCCTGAAGGCGCTCTAACCGTGATGGAGAGAAACTTCAACGCTGGGGCTTTTATTGATACCCAGCTGGTCCCTGGCACGGATGAACACTTCCTTGGCACCGAGCTCGcagggcaggcgaggtggatgtaccgtaCTCTCCTTTGAGGAGCTGTAATAGCTCGGAA is a window from the Arachis hypogaea cultivar Tifrunner chromosome 17, arahy.Tifrunner.gnm2.J5K5, whole genome shotgun sequence genome containing:
- the LOC112764584 gene encoding uncharacterized protein isoform X3; the protein is MTKKSTYGLSDASWLSYALVLFPNDGVVMILARMIGMLGPIDLELLVKGQDTHKYFTKEYDIYYVNEETDQLEYIIPEESSLEQHLQVSDTMFIDFVRYLLSINPKRRPTARQALKHPWLSHVYKSK
- the LOC112764584 gene encoding uncharacterized protein isoform X2, with the protein product MAVSNGIEVEAVLHFLRKNGLSQAESALRQDIIDKNGASSDENLLRSFDYEKFFFPMVPPPPPLKLRSFSLLPEDRAGAAAGASGACSVSSEDDFVTIASSTSRAPSSEFINPYGISSLSQTQNDSESSSDRMSQFGTARDYHDFDMQNEPYWYNEKDEDYFMTPNFEGPDFFGNQSEDKFVMTAEMENPHDNPLSLAFDHKKFQLEGNESNDSYMDKVCLYNHSSVRDGNATYSKGYSLVDDNKDFEAESEGKTEKQIVSYGCEVPFCKGCDGSGEPCNGDPTNFSYPSLKEIHLNDFHLKVVGDISSFGSALENAENGSFNYYTKKDKSKDYEDPFDITIKVAETDLPKGVDNHEARDDGDFTEECQDPDIAADGEVATDDELLKYTQEDEYEVFDLRIIHRKNRTGFEENKELPIVLNTIIAGRYYITEYLGSAAFSRVVQAHDLHTGIDVCLKIIKNDKDFFDQSLDEIKLLKLVNKHDPADQRHILRLYDYFYHQEHLFIVTELLRANLYEFQKFNQESGGEAYFTLNRLQVLFPNDGVVMILARMIGMLGPIDLELLVKGQDTHKYFTKEYDIYYVNEETDQLEYIIPEESSLEQHLQVSDTMFIDFVRYLLSINPKRRPTARQALKHPWLSHVYKSK
- the LOC112764584 gene encoding uncharacterized protein isoform X1, producing the protein MAVSNGIEVEAVLHFLRKNGLSQAESALRQDIIDKNGASSDENLLRSFDYEKFFFPMVPPPPPLKLRSFSLLPEDRAGAAAGASGACSVSSEDDFVTIASSTSRAPSSEFINPYGISSLSQTQNDSESSSDRMSQFGTARDYHDFDMQNEPYWYNEKDEDYFMTPNFEGPDFFGNQSEDKFVMTAEMENPHDNPLSLAFDHKKFQLEGNESNDSYMDKVCLYNHSSVRDGNATYSKGYSLVDDNKDFEAESEGKTEKQIVSYGCEVPFCKGCDGSGEPCNGDPTNFSYPSLKEIHLNDFHLKVVGDISSFGSALENAENGSFNYYTKKDKSKDYEDPFDITIKVAETDLPKGVDNHEARDDGDFTEECQDPDIAADGEVATDDELLKYTQEDEYEVFDLRIIHRKNRTGFEENKELPIVLNTIIAGRYYITEYLGSAAFSRVVQAHDLHTGIDVCLKIIKNDKDFFDQSLDEIKLLKLVNKHDPADQRHILRLYDYFYHQEHLFIVTELLRANLYEFQKFNQESGGEAYFTLNRLQLITRQVLEALHYLHNLGIIHCDLKPENVLIKSYKRCEIKVIDLGSSCFQSDNLCLYVQSRSYRAPEVMLGLQYDEKIDIWSLGCILAELCSGEVLFPNDGVVMILARMIGMLGPIDLELLVKGQDTHKYFTKEYDIYYVNEETDQLEYIIPEESSLEQHLQVSDTMFIDFVRYLLSINPKRRPTARQALKHPWLSHVYKSK